The following are encoded together in the Mycteria americana isolate JAX WOST 10 ecotype Jacksonville Zoo and Gardens chromosome 2, USCA_MyAme_1.0, whole genome shotgun sequence genome:
- the ICE1 gene encoding little elongation complex subunit 1 isoform X4 — MLQKILPLEKCQEELGSLKAELEEKKSSLKIYRESQLEYVKIKEEIVNSDAVRKKLETKVKKLEEAATKHTQDFRQLKTEKKRLEKELKKAQGKLDGVLKEKCRKVKHVETQSSSEDLTKDIDKEKIKLLLEELWMCIDSATGKRENQENDPVLASVQDKAWPEKRRLTVTEETVQIHQKIRKCDGKTLPWYSSLESAGKQNSVTAVQLQVSTEPFGGDCVENRTTEECLHSGEDKTVDVVIQTDGAHSSSDFSDQEQKGPGGNVMDILNWARPLPALLSPVQLSPLTTQDILFGEITGSSDEEVDCSASAVEDILQEDQVQPQSCNVFSLSEECNRQSKSCEHGLDAEISRNLSWNEKNVCISPKMSSKEEKDAETKQSEAATLITNMETNKDCLEENSENMETEKRELTEATAHELEAFEEQKGDSEDMHSEEGGSSVDSVLQSFKPQNQMEKCEVEQTEKNVILIRAVDYEGTHEKHGELMKAERDGLSGERETPRAVSVPQNVTHLPPEQCIVLQSEDSEEKSDVLIQNEVVENESKNVIKVTNMASDIGEKVKQVIIGEEVTAAIQMKGLCAEANNERELSENVLSDFSSSKSFCEVECPKDLMIKRDGEGTIMETEADTGAIEISAHSQCSEIKHDSEETLEKQCVQTVKDEADGECEPETVEVSRHYLPVSAIEGIRNSLSLDAVDKNVGMERTTLSAFPNDDEQLKIEDMYITRPKTIELAVKFNRESVLEIAGSSELLHSAENGKLVDIKEGGYLKGKPREEENGSNLSQGKSDLESILALPKTACIIDAESSIAECESSVLDFTEIKGEIKQPENLCSTLEHGLSKTQNFRVFEPQETEFKVNPEDFGEESSELVERVDTIESVLVESNLTSQAQFAKPLNQFLVTENVKCDEIKGKVNKQSKEMVTETCSSSFNWEENVVKKNNISEIICQPTLEMDFNSGLAFSTQGDLEMGCINTEETDSPVQVGVGWESTMPPGLNFSLHKVVSFVETNLTEKAGFSHTWENKGGKNCVTFNCSSESLEEGAEILSAEKDNVCKQLDCPEREYIHKNEVKIPDEKEQPVDKEPQASLKSRILDANSYNKDTFLLQKLDCQESGCSTSMWEVRSDPSGTGSLTAGGESKELNRFEASGKNAIKRSKNDFDMPEQSNESEEKECSVQKVRYVKCSECVPMFRKELRASRRIAVGALETGAIADADYQVCKLHSTMHPGNSLTVSHLKADTMVDMDTHCETNTSPDTASESSSVVGEGYPKDLASWKRECILVTSENTEGANECMVDSNRAGCISDSEEGLLKTGTSKESPVMPNASKNRLPLCQMLTTFSETCRLAVKNSKLNTRMLALGNFLEENDSENLQSNVEQSLLHGVDMGVSVFEEYNHNQTCTACNIGENNTDDTLDGSSRKKVFVKYLPNPVLSDVECNCQTVRQPSEPQKPVFEKLCMLESESCVHVALKKSNKLKCKEQEPSEISSVSTKTAAQVMHAKLSKRLFQGKRKTKTLKVKLTRPVLANADTSMPTKCSSETINKIRQEMGPPLPPLLLPLIATPPKAACTVSPVMSSTGRSSLLSPLDDLISPLRETPVPPLMSPLTDTPTVKSALLFSPPSPSEMAVGRRIHSSPLKFCTSIPKHALPVPGRFPLFAADSAAPSAPQENSVKILDTMYPELSARARTLNILKGNIQLNRCAFSDSQSLPGPVAQIGGFKAIASTSTAFVKTGSNLKLDSSKDQDKDVQNQQLFSSSSNHLEKRTLLPISMPRSAKRLRLDSEPPKLEPNDVAAIGNAKNTISEMQEAFHDKSCEISDSAHSSSLEASLPVKKVIDPHCQKVSLALKKIAESCFDLLPVIKGHVYVGNISKIPIMRDEEKEVVYEFGVKNKVAGLDLLVPHEANIQTPWCLQVPSLNLWPLQHLAPKPLILLPTFSPPSKHPMHLAESLLHAILNKLKAQKNATKYNFNQALCRVYTGVCRQLGDLERARLFCYSLLKEDFPDSEKLILFITNVWSDIFVFQGVINKAMQLVVRQNASNDMLACLSAYLNWEQSSSLDAGVMVSNLLLEMQSCPKVEFKLSEQYGEDLSEDAWQYIFAVDLLCSHLRWDWTHDNVISKVLWPSMDKWVKKRKGHETAQSIPDSVIALTLRLIGRLGQIGLKEGYLAAVKNISAVIGLFVQHAKEEGVPWGVQLAAIYSLCDLGSSNPEGIVEAIHAWRATVLNNIPFAVTSGIAEITSLCKMELN; from the exons ATGCTACAGAAAATCCTGCCTCTGGAAAAGTGCCAGGAAGAGTTGGGTTCCTTGAAAGCAGAGTTGGAAGAGAAAAAG AGTTCTCTCAAGATTTATCGGGAGAGTCAACTGGAATATgttaaaattaaagaagaaatagtAAACAGTGATGCTGT gagaaagaaactggaaacaaaagTGAAGAAACTTGAAG aggCTGCAACAAAGCATACACAGGACTTCAgacaactgaaaactgaaaagaaaaggctTGAAAAGGAACTAAAGAAGGCACAA GGAAAACTTGATGGTGTACTTAAAGAGAAGTGCAGAAAAG TTAAGCATGTGGAGACCCAGAGTTCAAGTGAAGATCTTACAAAAGATATAGACAAAG aaaaaataaagctcttgTTAGAAGAACTGTGGATGTGCATTGACAGTGcaacaggaaaaagagagaatcAGGAAAATGATCCTGTCTTGG cttctgttcagGATAAGGCATGGCCTGAAAAAAGACGGCTGACTGTTACGGAAG AAACTGTACAGATCCACCAAAAGATCAGGAAGTGTGATGGCAAAACGCTACCTTGGTATTCTTCACTAGAAAGTGCTGGAAAGCAAAATTCTGTAACAGCCGTGCAACTTCAAGTGAGTACTGAGCCTTTTGGAGGTGACTGTGTTGAGAACAGGACTACTGAAGAATGTCTGCACAGTGGTGAGGATAAAACTGTAGATGTGGTAATACAGACAGATGGGGCACACAGCAGTTCAGACTTCTCTGATCAGGAGCAAAAGGGCCCAGGTGGAAATGTGATGGATATATTGAATTGGGCCAGGCCTCTCCCTGCTCTACTTTCTCCAGTACAGCTTTCACCACTAACTACACAG gATATATTGTTTGGAGAAATCACAGGTTCCAGCGACGAAGAAGTTGATTGCAGTGCTTCTGCAGTGGAGGATATTTTACAAGAAGACCAAGTTCAGCCTCAGAGTTGTAATGTATTCAGCCTCAGTGAGGAGTGTAACAGACAGAGCAAATCATGTGAACATGGTCTTGATGCAGAAATTTCACGTAACCTGAGTTGGAATGAAAAGAATGTTTGCATCAGTCCAAAGATGTcaagcaaggaggagaaagatgCTGAAACAAAGCAATCTGAAGCTGCTACTTTAATTACAAACATGGAAACTAACAAAGATTGTTTGGAGGAGAATTCTGAGAATATGGAAACTGAGAAGAGAGAACTAACTGAAGCAACAGCACATGAATTGGAAGCCtttgaagaacagaaaggagaCAGTGAGGACATGCACAGTGAAGAGGGAGGTTCTTCAGTTGATTCTGTGTTACAGAGTTTCAAGCCTCAGAATCAGATGGAAAAATGTGAGGTAGAGCAAACAGAGAAGAATGTAATCTTAATCAGAGCTGTTGATTATGAAGGTACACATGAAAAGCATGGTGAATTAATGAAAGCAGAAAGAGATGGATTatcaggagagagagaaactccCAGGGCAGTATCTGTTCCCCAAAATGTTACTCATTTGCCACCTGAGCAATGCATTGTGCTTCAAAGTGAAGATTCTGAGGAGAAATCTGATGTGTTGATACAGAATGAAGTGGTTGAAAATGAATCAAAAAATGTAATCAAAGTAACTAATATGGCAAGTGATATAGGGGAAAAGGTAAAACAAGTGATAATTGGAGAGGAAGTAACAGCTGCAATACAGATGAAAGGACTCTGTGCAGAGGCAAATAATGAGAGAGagctttctgaaaatgtattgtCTGATTTCAGTAGTTCAAAATCCTTCTGTGAAGTGGAGTGTCCTAAAGACCTAATGATAAAGCGTGACGGGGAGGGAACAATTATGGAGACTGAGGCAGACACTGGAGCTATTGAGATCTCTGCACACTCTCAgtgctctgaaataaaacatgataGTGAAGAGACACTGGAGAAACAATGTGTGCAAACAGTAAAAGATGAAGCAGATGGAGAATGTGAACCAGAGACTGTTGAAGTCTCTAGGCATTACTTACCTGTATCTGCTATTGAAGGAATCAGAAATTCATTGTCTTTGGATGCTGTAGACAAGAATGTAGGTATGGAGAGGACTACTTTGTCAGCCTTTCCAAATGATGACGAACAGCTCAAAATTGAAGACATGTATATAACCAGACCTAAGACTATTGAACTAGCCGTGAAATTTAACAGAGAAAGTGTTCTAGAAATAGCTGGATCGTCAGAGCTACTCCATagtgcagaaaatggaaaattagtgGATATTAAAGAGGGGGGATATTTAAAAGGCAAACCACGCGAGGAAGAAAATGGTAGTAATTTATCGCAAGGGAAGTCAGACTTGGAAAGTATACTTGCACTGCCAAAGACGGCATGCATTATTGATGCAGAAAGCAGCATAGCTGAGTGTGAATCCTCTGTGTtggattttacagaaataaaaggtgaaataaaacaACCTGAAAACCTGTGTAGTACATTAGAACATGGGTTGTCCAAAACTCAAAACTTTAGAGTGTTTGAACCTCAAGAGACAGAATTCAAAGTTAATCCAGAAGATTTTGGAGAGGAAAGCAGTGAGCTGGTAGAAAGAGTGGATACCATTGAATCTGTCTTGGTAGAAAGTAATCTTACTTCTCAGGCACAGTTTGCAAAACCTCTGAATCAGTTCTTGgtaactgaaaatgttaaatgtgatgaaataaaagggaaagtaaataaacaaagcaaggaaatggTGACTGAGACTTGTTCCAGTTCATTTAACTGGGAAGAGAAtgttgtgaagaaaaataatatttcagagaTCATCTGCCAGCCTACTTTAGAAATGGATTTTAATAGTGGCTTGGCTTTTTCTACTCAAGGGGACTTGGAGATGGgctgtataaatactgaagaaacagaTTCTCCTGTGCAAGTGGGAGTTGGCTGGGAGTCCACAATGCCTCCTGGTCTAAATTTCAGTCTTCACAAAGTTGTCAGTTTTGTTGAAACTAATCTCACAGAAAAGGCTGGTTTTTCCCATACATGGGAAAACAAAGGAGGTAAAAACTGTGTTACATTTAACTGTTCTTCAGAAAGCTTGGAAGAGGGTGCTGAGATCCTGTCTGCTGAAAAAGACAATGTGTGCAAACAGCTGGACTGCCCTGAGAGGGAATACATacacaaaaatgaagttaaaattcCAGATGAGAAGGAACAGCCAGTAGATAAAGAACCTCAGGCATCTCTTAAATCACGGATCCTGGATGCAAACTCTTACAATAAGGAtacttttcttctccaaaagctTGATTGTCAAGAATCAGGATGCAGCACTTCTATGTGGGAGGTTAGATCAGATCCTTCTGGAACTGGTTCACTAACAGCTGGGGGAGAAAGCAAAGAATTGAATCGTTTTGAGGCATCTGGGAAAAATGCCATAAAAAGGTCTAAAAATGACTTTGATATGCCAGAGCAGAGCAATGAATCTGAAGAGAAAGAATGTTCTGTACAAAAAGTTAGATATGTGAAATGTTCTGAATGTGTTCCCATGTTCAGAAAGGAACTGAGAGCTTCCAGGAGAATTGCAGTGGGTGCTCTGGAAACTGGTGCAATTGCTGATGCTGATTACCAAGTATGTAAACTTCATTCAACAATGCACCCAGGAAATAGTTTGACAGTTAGTCATCTAAAAGCAGACACTATGGTGGATATGGATACACACTGTGAAACAAACACCTCTCCAGATACTGCAAGTGAGTCGTCAAGTGTGGTTGGGGAGGGTTATCCTAAAGACTTAGCCTCTTGGAAAAGAGAGTGTATATTAGTAACCTCTGAAAATACTGAGGGTGCTAATGAATGCATGGTAGATTCTAACAGAGCTGGATGCATCAGTGACAGTGAGGAAGGTCTGTTAAAAACTGGGACATCAAAAGAAAGCCCTGTGATGCCAAATGCTTCAAAAAATAGATTACCACTATGCCAGATGTTAACCACATTCTCAGAAACTTGCAGATTGGCTGTAaaaaacagtaaattaaatacaAGAATGTTAGCACTTGGCAATTTCTTAGAAGAAAATGATTCTGAAAATCTTCAGTCAAATGTGGAGCAAAGTCTACTACATGGTGTTGATATGGGGGTCTCAGTGTTTGAAGAATATAATCATAATCAGACTTGCACTGCTTGCAACATAGGAGAAAACAACACTGATGATACCCTAGATGGTAGCAgtagaaaaaaagtttttgtcaAGTATCTTCCAAATCCAGTCCTATCTGATGTAGAGTGCAACTGTCAGACAGTTAGGCAGCCTTCTGAGCCACAAAAACCAGTATTTGAGAAACTATGTATGTTGGAGTCAGAGTCTTGTGTGCATGTTGCTCTCAAAAAGAGCAATAAATTGAAGTGCAAAGAACAAGAACCATCTGAAATCTCGAGTGTTTCAACCAAGACAGCGGCCCAAGTAATGCATGCCAAGCTATCAAAGAGGCTGTTTcaaggtaaaagaaaaacaaagactcTCAAAGTTAAACTAACTCGGCCAGTTCTTGCAAATGCTGATACTTCTATGCCAACAAAATGCTCGTCCGAGACTATAAATAAAATTAGGCAAGAGATGggtcctcctctgccccccttgCTACTGCCTTTGATTGCTACTCCTCCAAAAGCTGCATGTACTGTGTCCCCAGTAATGTCTTCTACTGGTCGATCCTCTTTGCTTTCCCCTCTTGATGACCTGATATCCCCACTACGTGAAACTCCTGTTCCTCCTCTCATGTCTCCATTAACAGATACTCCAACAGTGAAatctgctcttttattttctcctccctcaccctcagaAATGGCAGTAGGTAGAAGGATTCACTCCTCACCTTTGAAATTTTGTACTTCTATTCCAAAGCATGCACTTCCTGTGCCAGGAAGATTTCCTCTGTTTGCAGCTGATAGTGCTGCTCCTAGTGCTCCTCAGGAGAACTCTGTGAAAATATTGGACACTATGTATCCAGAGCTGTCTGCAAGGGCAAGGACACTAAATATTCTGAAAGGCAATATTCAGCTTAACCGATGTGCTTTTTCAGACAGCCAAAGTTTGCCAGGACCTGTGGCTCAAATAGGTGGGTTCAAAGCAATTGCATCTACATCAACTGCTTTTGTTAAAACTGGGAGCAATTTGAAACTTGATAGTAGCAAAGATCAAGACAAAGATGTGCAAAATCAGCAATTGTTTTCAAGCTCATCAAATCATCTTGAAAAACGGACACTATTGCCAATATCTATGCCAAGAAGTGCAAAGAGACTGAGGTTGGACAGTGAACCACCAAAACTGGAGCCCAATGATGTTGCTGCTATtggaaatgctaaaaatacaatCTCTGAAATGCAGGAGGCTTTCCATGACAAAAGCTGTGAAATCAGTGATTCAGCACACAGTTCCAGTTTAGAAGCATCACTACCAGTAAAGAAGGTTATTGATCCTCACTGCCAGAAAGTTTCTTTGGCATTGAAGAAAATTGCTGAATCCTGTTTTGACTTGTTACCAGTTATTAAAGGTCATGTGTATGTCGGCAATATCTCAAAGATTCCAATAATGAGAGACGAAGAGAAAGAAGTTGTCTATGAATTTGGTGTAAAAAACAAG GTAGCTGGCTTGGACCTTCTGGTTCCTCATGAAGCCAACATTCAGACTCCCTGGTGTCTGCAGGTACCCAGTCTAAACCTGTGGCCTCTCCAGCACTTGGCTCCTAAGCCTCTCATTCTACTCCCCACTTTTAGCCCTCCCTCTAAACATCCTATG CATTTAGCAGAGTCCTTGCTGCATGCTATTCTCAATAAACTCAAGGCTCAGAAGAATGCCACAAAATACAATTTCAATCAGGCTCTATGTCGAGTCTATACAGGAGTTTGTCGACAGTTGGGAGATTTGGAAAGAGCCCGCCTTTTCTGCTACAGCCTACTTAAAGAAG actttCCAGACTcagaaaaactgattttatttatcaCAAATGTATGGTCTGACATATTTGTCTTCCA